One window of the Salvia splendens isolate huo1 chromosome 1, SspV2, whole genome shotgun sequence genome contains the following:
- the LOC121748146 gene encoding phosphatidylinositol 4-phosphate 5-kinase 9-like, whose amino-acid sequence MSGPVATASNVEIERGLSISNRTKSLDSSISNEKSCINESNGEVSHSSLETFSFRAGKIFLGNGESYSGFLHGNVPEGAGDYVWSDGCKYEGEWRSGMRHGHGKLQWPSGAIYEGEFSGGYMHGNGTYTRPDKMTYKGRWRLNLKHGLGYQDFPNRDVFEGSWIQGSPEGPGKYTWANRNVYSGNMKGGKMSSKGTLTWINGDSYEGNWLNGMMHGFGVYTWVDGGCYVGTWTRGLKDGKGTFYPNGRKLPASQQLYLNALRKKGLLPDHRKQNQVSHIQHETATDVGDAKVGSNRASVENASDKLSKGGLLHLEQSHTSNVSLERRWSLEVSIEKVLGHVRSSSVSDSILGGEEDEDLTSPILEREYMQGVLITEIVLNNRFSPTSRRANRRQKKLARDIKRPGEQIIKGHRSYDLMLSLQLGIRYTVGKITPIQRREVRTTDFGPRASFWMNFPKEGSQLTPSHQSEDFKWKDYCPMVFRNLRELFGIDAADYMMSICGNDALRELSSPGKSGSVFFLSQDDRFMIKTLRKSEVKVLLRMLPNYHDHVRRYDNTLITKFFGLHRIKPSSGQKFRFVVMGNMFCTELRIHRRFDLKGSSLGRSADKVEIDENTILKDLDLNYSFYLEPTWRDALLEQIKIDSKFLESEDIMDYSLLLGVHYRAPQHLRSLMSYSQRISVDALGIVAEDESMEDEISPQGLVLVPRSSDDSSVVTGPHIRGSRLRAASSTGDEEVDLLLPGTARLQIQLGVNMPARAEKLHGDDARETFQEVYDVVLYLGIIDILQEYNITKKIEHAYKSVQFDSVKISAVDPKFYSERFLEFIQKVFPSNGVPG is encoded by the exons CCACTGCGAGTAATGTTGAAATTGAAAGAGGACTCTCTATATCTAACCGGACAAAGTCACTTGATTCCTCAATATCTAATGAGAAAAGCTGTATAAATGAATCTAATGGAGAGGTTTCTCATTCTTCGTTAGAAACTTTCAGCTTCAGAGCTGGAAAGATCTTTTTGGGCAATGGAGAGTCTTATTCTGGATTCCTGCATGGCAATGTGCCGGAGGGGGCAGGGGATTATGTCTGGTCAGATGGTTGTAAATATGAGGGTGAGTGGAGAAGTGGGATGAGGCATGGGCATGGAAAACTTCAATGGCCATCTGGTGCCATCTACGAAGGTGAGTTTTCAGGTGGTTATATGCATGGTAATGGAACGTATACTAGACCTGACAAAATGACCTACAAGGGTCGGTGGCGGTTGAATTTAAAGCATGGTTTGGGGTATCAAGATTTCCCAAACCGAGATGTGTTTGAAGGATCATGGATCCAGGGTTCCCCTGAAGGACCTGGGAAGTACACTTGGGCCAACAGAAATGTGTATTCAGGAAATATGAAAGGGGGCAAAATGTCCAGTAAGGGAACTCTCACTTGGATTAATGGTGATTCATATGAAGGCAACTGGTTGAATGGTATGATGCATGGGTTTGGAGTATACACATGGGTTGATGGCGGTTGCTATGTTGGAACTTGGACACGGGGGCTGAAGGATGGGAAAGGTACATTTTATCCAAATGGAAGGAAGCTTCCAGCTAGTCAGCAGTTGTATCTCAATGCTTTGAGAAAAAAAGGACTGCTACCTGACCATAGAAAGCAGAATCAGGTTTCCCATATTCAACATGAAACGGCAACAGATGTGGGAGATGCTAAGGTTGGTTCGAACCGAGCTTCAGTTGAGAATGCATCTGATAAACTCTCCAAGGGAGGCCTACTACATCTGGAACAATCTCACACCTCAAATGTGTCCCTTGAAAGGCGTTGGAGCCTTGAGGTTTCCATTGAGAAAGTTTTAGGGCATGTGAGGTCATCGAGTGTCTCTGATAGCATTCTGggaggtgaagaagatgaagactTAACTTCTCCAATACTGGAAAGAGAATACATGCAAGGGGTACTGATCACTGAAATCGTATTAAACAACCGCTTTTCACCAACCTCAAGAAGAGCAAATAGGCGGCAAAAGAAACTTGCAAGAGATATAAAGAGGCCAGGCGAACAAATTATCAAAGGCCATAGGAGTTATGATTTGATGTTAAGTTTGCAGCTCGGAATTAG ATATACTGTGGGTAAAATTACCCCCATACAAAGGCGAGAAGTCAGGACTACTGATTTCGGTCCTCGTGCCAGCTTTTGGATGAATTTTCCTAAAGAAGGCTCACAGTTGACACCTTCGCATCAGTCTGAGGATTTCAAGTGGAAAGATTATTGCCCTATGGTTTTCAG GAAcctgagagagttgtttggaaTTGATGCTGCTGACTACATGATGTCAATCTGTGGAAATGATGCCCTAAGAGAACTTTCATCTCCGGGAAAGAGTGGCAGCGTTTTTTTCCTGTCTCAAGATGATCGTTTTATGATCAAAACACTGCGGAAGTCTGAAGTTAAG GTTCTGCTGAGGATGCTTCCAAACTATCATGATCATGTGCGCAGATATGATAATACCCTCATAACAAAGTTTTTTGGTCTTCACAGGATTAAACCTTCTAGTGGTCAAAAG TTTCGCTTTGTTGTAATGGGGAATATGTTCTGCACGGAGTTACGAATCCATCGGAGATTTGATCTTAAAGGTTCTTCATTGGGGCGATCTGCTGACAAAGTTGAAATTGATGAGAATACTATACTTAAAGATCTGGATTTGAACTACTCCTTCTATTTGGAACCAACTTGGCGAGATGCACTTCTAGA GCAGATCAAAATAGACAGCAAATTCTTGGAATCAGAGGACATAATGGATTACAGCTTGTTACTCGGAGTTCATTATCGAGCACCACAACATCTACGCTCTCTAATGTCTTATAGCCAGCGCATCTCTGTGGATGCATTGGGGATCGTCGCTGAAGATG AGTCCATGGAGGATGAAATATCACCACAAGGCCTTGTTTTGGTCCCACGCAGTTCTGACGACAGTAGTGTGGTTACGGGACCACATATTAGAGGCAGCCGACTGCGTGCGGCATCCTCAACTGGGGATGAGGAAGTAGATCTTCTCCTCCCGGGAACAGCAAG GCTCCAGATCCAACTTGGGGTGAATATGCCAGCAAGAGCCGAGAAACTTCATGGGGATGATGCTAGGGAAACGTTTCAGGAGGTTTATGACGTGGTCTTATATTTGGGCATTATCGATATCCTGCAAGAGTACAATATAACTAAAAAGATAGAACATGCCTACAAATCCGTGCAATTTGATTCGGTGAAGATCTCTGCTGTTGACCCGAAATTCTACTCAGAACGCTTTCTGGAATTCATCCAAAAGGTGTTTCCATCAAATGGTGTCCCAGGATAG